In Anabaena cylindrica PCC 7122, a single genomic region encodes these proteins:
- a CDS encoding metal-dependent hydrolase, whose translation MLGISHLLISGTAASLLLGSADPVIIAVGAMGGLLPDIDISTSPAGRLFPWISGYFESTMPHRSCTHSLVATAVVAIASFGISIFLPKLLPVASALTIGYTFGWFADCFTRGGVEMFWPSPVRCVCPGNRNLRLKTGSNAEYFILCILIAIALSSFSINSRGGVLTQFNRLIASSSGVQHIYNESGATHKIIANIKGVRAGDRSQINGQFHIIQSQGNGFIVSEPNTGKLYKAATDPDSQIIIQEITADVGKPAITTIESIFLDDESIEGAIAKYKRAGSTVFISGQLSVDDLDTSSIPRDPYQFPSIQATSSSITLEAAPLQAVSKFLGDEYATGQIQIKIITTNQI comes from the coding sequence ATGCTAGGAATTTCTCACCTGTTGATTAGTGGCACAGCGGCCAGTTTATTGCTTGGTAGTGCAGATCCGGTAATTATTGCTGTTGGGGCAATGGGTGGTTTATTACCAGATATTGATATTTCTACTTCACCGGCTGGTCGGTTATTTCCTTGGATATCTGGATATTTTGAAAGTACAATGCCTCATCGAAGTTGTACACACTCACTAGTAGCTACTGCTGTAGTTGCGATCGCATCCTTTGGAATATCAATATTTTTACCAAAATTACTACCAGTAGCATCAGCCCTAACAATTGGTTATACATTTGGCTGGTTTGCAGATTGTTTCACCCGTGGCGGCGTAGAAATGTTCTGGCCTTCACCAGTTAGATGTGTCTGCCCAGGCAATAGAAACCTACGTTTAAAGACTGGTAGCAACGCTGAATACTTCATACTTTGTATTTTGATTGCGATCGCTCTTAGCAGTTTCAGTATTAATTCTAGAGGTGGAGTTTTAACCCAGTTCAACCGCTTGATTGCTTCTAGTTCAGGTGTACAGCATATTTACAACGAATCTGGGGCAACTCATAAAATCATTGCAAATATCAAAGGTGTAAGGGCTGGAGATAGATCACAAATTAATGGGCAGTTTCACATAATTCAAAGTCAAGGTAACGGCTTTATAGTTTCTGAACCCAATACAGGGAAACTGTATAAAGCTGCAACTGATCCTGATAGTCAGATTATTATTCAAGAAATTACCGCAGACGTTGGAAAACCTGCTATTACTACAATTGAATCTATATTTTTAGATGATGAATCTATTGAAGGAGCGATCGCTAAATATAAACGCGCCGGCTCAACAGTATTTATTAGTGGCCAGCTATCAGTTGACGACTTAGATACATCTTCAATTCCCCGTGACCCTTACCAATTCCCTAGCATTCAAGCTACATCTAGTAGCATTACTTTAGAAGCTGCACCATTACAAGCTGTGAGCAAATTCTTAGGGGATGAATATGCTACCGGACAAATTCAAATCAAAATTATTACGACTAACCAAATATGA
- a CDS encoding ATP-binding protein, with the protein MAAKLQSFDFRSSKPNTSSNGKNRIVELIKLFIGGLGIVLSSFNPLIIIPTIVSLIPKPSKISLKNEAEEEVTAGDFVIYRQAELNRTTASLLANGAILIVGEEGSGKSVLAQSVVEKLTDDGFMVAFVEPTTPKQMLLEITQQFDLPTQDIEGKNLTVDKLKRAIADFLGENTAFIILDDAQSCDMKFRIWLKQLRRKGVPMLVLATDPPRSDIFINIPRIELRPLPEKAIREIMRSAAAERMIDLSAADLSKLQERAGGNPMLAIRAIEEEYLGLDIEGADHRRYFDITPLILVVGVIFVIMRFIGLGTNDQALYIFGGIAAAIFLGLSRLLYSLPQEERRIR; encoded by the coding sequence CGGCTAAACTTCAATCGTTCGATTTTCGATCCTCAAAACCTAATACATCAAGCAATGGAAAAAATCGGATAGTTGAACTTATTAAACTATTTATTGGGGGATTAGGTATTGTTCTTAGTAGCTTTAATCCCTTAATAATTATCCCCACTATAGTTTCACTAATTCCCAAACCTTCTAAGATTTCCCTTAAGAATGAAGCGGAGGAAGAAGTTACAGCCGGTGATTTTGTCATTTATAGACAAGCAGAATTAAACCGCACCACAGCATCACTATTAGCTAATGGTGCAATTTTAATTGTGGGTGAAGAAGGCAGCGGTAAATCTGTACTGGCTCAGTCAGTAGTTGAAAAGCTAACTGATGATGGTTTTATGGTGGCCTTTGTCGAACCAACTACACCCAAGCAAATGCTTTTAGAAATCACTCAACAGTTTGATTTACCCACACAGGATATAGAGGGAAAAAATCTAACTGTGGATAAACTCAAAAGAGCGATCGCAGACTTCTTAGGGGAAAACACAGCTTTTATAATTCTAGATGATGCTCAAAGTTGCGATATGAAGTTTAGAATTTGGCTAAAGCAATTACGCCGTAAGGGTGTACCAATGCTAGTTTTAGCGACAGACCCGCCACGTTCCGACATATTTATTAATATTCCTAGAATTGAGCTAAGACCCTTACCAGAAAAGGCAATTAGGGAAATAATGAGAAGCGCTGCGGCTGAGAGAATGATTGATTTATCAGCTGCGGATTTATCCAAACTTCAAGAGCGTGCAGGGGGTAATCCTATGCTGGCTATTCGCGCCATCGAGGAGGAATACTTAGGATTAGATATTGAGGGAGCAGACCACAGAAGATACTTTGACATCACACCACTAATTTTGGTAGTTGGTGTAATTTTTGTAATTATGCGGTTTATCGGTCTGGGAACTAATGACCAAGCTCTCTACATATTTGGTGGAATTGCAGCGGCCATATTCCTTGGGCTTTCCCGTCTGCTTTACAGCTTGCCTCAAGAAGAAAGGAGGATTAGATAA